TGCGCACGGCCCGCCCCGAGGCGAAACGGTCGAGCGCGCCGGTCCTGGCAATGGCGAGATAGAGGAACCAGCTCATCACCCCGGCGATCAGCACGCCGCCGATGAGCTCGCAGATCATATGCGTGATGCCGCGCGGGCTGGCAAACGCCACGCCCTGGAACTTGAAAAGCAGCACGTAGACGCCGTATTCCAGCGCGACCAGCGCCCCCGAGACGACGCTCAGGCCGAGGTTGAACTTGCGGTAGCGCAGGCAGGCGAAGGGAATCTCGGCGAAGACGCCCTGCAGCAGCGCCGAGATGAAGACGAACCCGAAGGAATACTGGTTGCCGAAGAGCATCTCCGCCACGCTGCCGATGAAATTGACATAGACGGCCGCGCCGGGTTTGCGGATGATCAGGATCGCCAGCGGGCCCGAGAAATACCAGAAGGCGTGTAGCAGGCTGGACACGCCCGGCAGGATGGCGCCGAGCAGGGGCGAGATCCACGAGTAGGCGAAGTTGAAGCCCCAGAACACCACGCCGCAGGCCACGCCGAGCGCCGCGCCGACCGCGATATCGGCCGAACGCCAGCGCAAACGCCCAGCGCCAGAGCGGATGCCGCCGCCCTGACCGTTAGAGGAAGATAGGGAATGGGAAGAAGAGATTTCAGAGGATTGTTTGTCGGGTTTTCGAACGGTTTTGGGCATGATGGGGCCTTTGGTTCCAAGACTGCGCACAGCGGTTGCTTATCCGACGCCCCTTGACCTGCGCAGCTCGGGCGGAGACGCCACGCGCCACTCTAGCATCCGGCATACGGCCGCCGCGCCACCGCGCTATCGGCGCAGCTTATGGCATGCTGCAAAAGGCAACATGCGAACCAGCTGGCACGCACGCGAATATCACGGATATCACGGCAAGCCAATCAGGAACACGCGATCAGCAA
This Bifidobacterium sp. ESL0790 DNA region includes the following protein-coding sequences:
- a CDS encoding ECF transporter S component; the encoded protein is MRWRSADIAVGAALGVACGVVFWGFNFAYSWISPLLGAILPGVSSLLHAFWYFSGPLAILIIRKPGAAVYVNFIGSVAEMLFGNQYSFGFVFISALLQGVFAEIPFACLRYRKFNLGLSVVSGALVALEYGVYVLLFKFQGVAFASPRGITHMICELIGGVLIAGVMSWFLYLAIARTGALDRFASGRAVRKER